In the Streptomyces sp. f51 genome, one interval contains:
- a CDS encoding DUF6234 family protein, translating into MDLPVAPPAFDATTGPGRRSRVNRGADIAAGCVLVLLELIALAVIFGLWFLSGLELDPEKTGTTDPLWSYLFAAGGVGVLAIAAAVTAAWIDAVVTVVTQAAMAVLISMIFLGGGEAQSHQDQRCHDAPSAVGCRDNG; encoded by the coding sequence ATGGACTTACCCGTTGCCCCTCCGGCCTTCGACGCCACCACAGGACCTGGACGAAGGAGCCGGGTGAACCGGGGTGCCGACATCGCGGCCGGATGCGTTCTCGTACTCCTGGAGTTGATCGCCCTGGCGGTCATCTTCGGACTCTGGTTCCTGTCCGGTCTCGAACTCGACCCGGAGAAGACCGGCACGACGGATCCCTTGTGGAGCTATCTGTTCGCCGCCGGCGGAGTCGGCGTCCTCGCCATCGCGGCGGCCGTGACAGCAGCATGGATCGACGCCGTCGTGACGGTCGTCACGCAGGCCGCCATGGCCGTCCTGATCTCCATGATCTTCCTGGGCGGAGGCGAGGCCCAGTCGCACCAGGATCAGCGGTGCCACGACGCGCCGTCGGCGGTCGGCTGTAGGGACAACGGCTAG
- a CDS encoding STAS domain-containing protein: MADRQAEVQQASPAQEVGAFLRRRREQIAQRWADEALFRTVFTVSRDEAVEAGRAVVEALAAVAAAERTEDLGAAGFATVREQLGRMAASRARTGAGSAQIAAEVAALRPAAYELLSADLADSPHAFAEACAVSLTALLGTLRLVVLETALSAGQDLIDRQRLQLLEVATPVIKLWTGVVAVPLIGTLDSARSQVVMESLLDAVVSQQARFAILDITGVPTVDSLVAQHLMKTVAAARLMGAECVVSGIRPAIAQTIVHLGIDLGSVVTRASLADALAYALNRQGISVVDQGRTGPSSR; this comes from the coding sequence GTGGCGGACCGACAGGCAGAGGTACAGCAGGCGTCGCCGGCCCAGGAGGTCGGCGCGTTCCTGCGTCGCCGCCGGGAACAGATCGCCCAGCGGTGGGCCGACGAGGCGCTGTTCCGCACCGTGTTCACCGTCTCCCGGGACGAGGCCGTGGAGGCGGGCCGTGCCGTCGTGGAGGCGCTGGCCGCGGTCGCGGCCGCGGAGCGGACCGAGGACCTCGGGGCGGCCGGATTCGCCACCGTTCGCGAGCAGCTGGGGCGCATGGCGGCCTCCCGGGCCCGCACGGGTGCCGGGTCCGCCCAGATAGCCGCCGAGGTGGCGGCGCTGCGTCCGGCGGCCTACGAGCTGCTGAGCGCCGACCTCGCCGACTCCCCCCACGCGTTCGCCGAGGCCTGCGCGGTCTCCCTCACGGCGCTGCTGGGAACGCTCCGCCTGGTCGTTCTGGAGACCGCGCTCAGCGCCGGGCAGGACCTCATCGACCGGCAGCGCCTCCAGCTGCTGGAAGTCGCCACGCCCGTGATCAAGCTGTGGACGGGTGTGGTCGCCGTCCCGCTGATCGGCACCCTCGACAGCGCGCGCAGCCAGGTGGTGATGGAGAGCCTGCTCGACGCCGTCGTCAGCCAGCAGGCACGGTTCGCCATCCTGGACATCACCGGTGTGCCGACCGTCGACTCCCTGGTCGCCCAGCACCTGATGAAGACCGTGGCGGCAGCCCGTCTGATGGGGGCGGAGTGTGTCGTCTCCGGCATCCGGCCCGCGATCGCCCAGACCATCGTCCACCTCGGCATCGACCTGGGATCGGTGGTCACCCGCGCCAGTCTCGCCGACGCCCTCGCGTACGCCCTGAACCGGCAGGGGATCTCCGTCGTCGACCAGGGCCGCACCGGTCCGAGCTCACGGTGA
- a CDS encoding ATP-binding SpoIIE family protein phosphatase: MTRVWDVPVHDSTRVRDVRVAAEAAAEHTGLSRDRGAVAVLVATELATNLLKHGDGGRILLETVHTDLAPPGTGHGPALQIAAIDHGPGIADLTAASRDGFSTTSSLGAGLGTCRRIADHFEVHTVPGRGTVALARVHATRRDRPGHRSPGTSAPVRAGGVNVPLAAAEHSGDAWVCVRSEDLVTLLLADGLGHGPSAARASGAAVAELRRLAHLPPTELLGALHPALHDTRGAAVAVARLDLVNLRLDFAGIGNVGARLRSGDTWTPLLSHPGIVGAHRPARLPQSSLPWTHDSLLVLHSDGLPSRWVPPPLAHLTTWDPAVTAAVIMRDSSSAARPARDDTTVAVLAPTPQDHRS; this comes from the coding sequence ATGACACGCGTCTGGGACGTACCCGTCCACGACTCGACCCGGGTCCGGGACGTCCGGGTCGCGGCCGAGGCCGCCGCCGAGCACACGGGACTGAGCCGCGACCGCGGCGCGGTCGCCGTGCTGGTGGCCACCGAACTGGCCACGAACCTGCTCAAGCACGGGGACGGCGGCAGGATCCTCCTGGAGACCGTGCACACCGACCTCGCGCCGCCCGGCACCGGACACGGCCCGGCCCTCCAGATCGCCGCGATCGACCACGGCCCGGGGATCGCCGACCTCACGGCCGCCTCGCGCGACGGCTTCTCGACGACGTCCTCCCTCGGCGCGGGACTCGGCACGTGCCGGCGCATCGCCGACCACTTCGAGGTGCACACCGTGCCGGGCCGCGGCACCGTGGCGCTGGCCCGGGTCCACGCGACCCGCCGGGACCGGCCGGGACACCGCTCCCCCGGCACGAGCGCACCGGTCCGCGCGGGAGGCGTCAACGTTCCTCTCGCGGCCGCCGAGCACTCCGGCGACGCCTGGGTGTGTGTGCGCTCCGAGGACCTGGTCACCCTGCTGCTCGCCGACGGCCTCGGCCACGGCCCCTCCGCCGCGAGGGCGTCCGGGGCCGCCGTCGCGGAACTGCGCCGGCTCGCGCATCTGCCGCCCACCGAACTGCTCGGCGCGCTGCACCCGGCGCTGCACGACACCCGGGGCGCCGCCGTCGCGGTGGCCCGGCTCGATCTCGTGAACCTGCGCCTCGACTTCGCGGGGATCGGCAACGTCGGGGCCCGGCTGCGTTCCGGCGACACCTGGACTCCCCTGCTGTCGCATCCCGGGATCGTCGGCGCCCACCGCCCGGCGCGGCTGCCGCAGAGCAGCCTGCCGTGGACCCACGACAGCCTCCTCGTGCTCCACAGCGACGGTCTGCCCAGCCGCTGGGTCCCCCCGCCGCTCGCCCATCTCACCACCTGGGACCCCGCCGTCACCGCCGCGGTGATCATGCGCGATTCCAGCAGTGCCGCGCGTCCGGCGCGCGACGACACCACCGTGGCCGTGCTGGCCCCCACTCCGCAGGATCACCGATCATGA
- a CDS encoding DinB family protein, producing the protein MSETVTADEPTTHDPADGPTATGERADLLEVLAKHRGFLRFTTRDLTDEQAGQRTTAGELCLGGLIKHVTAVERNWVRFILDGPSAMPDFTRMTEADWARRADEFRMLPGETLAGVLADYAEAALRTDELVATLPDLDAAQPLPDAPWSEPGGRWSARRVLLHIIAETTQHAGHADIVRESLDGAKTMG; encoded by the coding sequence ATGAGCGAGACCGTCACGGCCGACGAACCGACGACCCACGACCCGGCCGACGGGCCGACCGCCACCGGCGAGCGGGCTGACTTGCTGGAGGTGCTGGCCAAGCACCGGGGCTTCCTGCGATTCACCACCCGCGACCTCACGGACGAGCAGGCCGGGCAGCGGACCACCGCGGGCGAGCTGTGTCTGGGCGGCCTGATCAAGCACGTCACCGCGGTCGAGCGGAACTGGGTGCGGTTCATCCTGGACGGCCCTTCGGCGATGCCCGACTTCACCAGGATGACCGAGGCCGACTGGGCCCGACGGGCCGACGAATTCCGGATGCTGCCCGGCGAGACACTGGCCGGCGTGCTGGCCGACTACGCCGAAGCAGCCCTCCGGACCGACGAGTTGGTCGCGACCCTGCCCGACCTGGACGCCGCACAACCGCTCCCGGATGCCCCGTGGTCGGAACCGGGAGGACGCTGGTCGGCCCGCCGGGTGCTGCTGCACATCATCGCCGAAACCACCCAACACGCAGGCCACGCCGACATCGTCCGCGAATCCCTGGACGGCGCCAAGACGATGGGTTAG
- a CDS encoding PP2C family protein-serine/threonine phosphatase, whose protein sequence is MNRFVAAERALRTAAPHQLLDAVRDVLCDHYAADSVELFMADYGLTVLQPVSVLPHTLEPIPVHTSPEGRAFGAQEPFVEERGEGTVRAHLPVTVRGDRLGVLSVTLPSAACDEETLNELAEIAEVLSHEVLVAERDTDLYLQARRKDRLTLAAEMQWQLLPGRSCSRPEYELGAQLEPAYAIFGDNFDWSADASRLSLYVTNGMGEGIEASLLTNLGINALRNARRAGIPLHDQAALADQAIYAQYRGDRYLSVLMLDFELATGRMQVIDAGSPQMLRLRGRTVERVDFEAQLPLGMFEETDYLVQEFRVEPGDRLLFVSDGVHAVAGPGGETYGEQALAMAITSTQLLPATEVPRAVLRELTGHRGRPRPEDDALVVCLDWHGPSGAGK, encoded by the coding sequence GTGAACAGATTCGTGGCCGCGGAGCGCGCCTTGCGCACCGCGGCACCCCACCAGTTGCTGGATGCCGTCCGTGACGTGCTGTGCGATCACTACGCGGCGGACTCCGTCGAGCTCTTCATGGCCGACTACGGGCTCACCGTGCTCCAGCCCGTGTCGGTGCTTCCGCACACCCTGGAGCCCATTCCGGTGCACACCAGCCCCGAGGGCCGCGCCTTCGGGGCACAGGAGCCCTTCGTCGAGGAACGCGGCGAGGGGACGGTACGCGCCCACCTCCCGGTGACGGTGCGCGGCGACCGGCTCGGCGTCCTCTCCGTCACCCTGCCCTCGGCGGCCTGCGACGAGGAGACGCTCAACGAGCTCGCCGAGATCGCGGAGGTCCTCAGTCACGAGGTGCTCGTGGCCGAACGCGACACCGACCTCTACCTCCAGGCACGCCGCAAGGACCGGCTGACGCTGGCCGCCGAGATGCAGTGGCAGTTGCTGCCCGGCCGCTCCTGCTCCCGGCCCGAGTACGAGCTCGGCGCCCAGCTGGAGCCCGCCTACGCGATCTTCGGCGACAACTTCGACTGGTCGGCCGACGCCTCCCGGCTGTCCCTGTACGTCACGAACGGGATGGGCGAGGGTATCGAGGCGTCGCTGCTGACCAATCTCGGCATCAACGCCCTGCGCAACGCGCGCCGGGCCGGCATCCCGCTCCACGACCAGGCGGCCCTGGCCGACCAGGCGATCTACGCCCAGTACCGGGGCGACCGCTATCTGTCCGTGCTCATGCTCGATTTCGAGCTGGCCACCGGCCGCATGCAGGTGATCGACGCGGGGTCGCCCCAGATGCTGCGGCTGCGGGGCCGGACGGTCGAACGCGTCGACTTCGAGGCCCAGCTGCCCCTCGGCATGTTCGAGGAGACCGACTACCTCGTCCAGGAGTTCCGGGTGGAGCCCGGCGACCGGCTCCTCTTCGTGAGCGACGGCGTCCACGCCGTCGCGGGGCCGGGCGGCGAGACGTACGGGGAGCAGGCCCTGGCCATGGCGATCACCTCCACCCAGCTGCTGCCCGCGACGGAGGTGCCCCGCGCCGTCCTGAGAGAGCTCACCGGTCACCGGGGCAGGCCCCGGCCGGAGGACGACGCCCTGGTGGTGTGTCTCGACTGGCACGGACCGTCGGGCGCCGGGAAGTAG
- a CDS encoding STAS domain-containing protein: MSIDASACGEGIALVTVAGELDVETAPELHTRLADEIRGGRRHLLLDLSAVPFMDSSGINALLKAHDAAGRAGGGVCLVSPARVVQRILDLTGVSLAIPSVDDVRTALVRIDEGTTRH, encoded by the coding sequence GTGTCCATCGACGCGAGCGCGTGCGGCGAGGGCATCGCCCTGGTCACCGTCGCCGGGGAACTGGACGTCGAGACAGCCCCCGAGCTGCACACCCGACTGGCCGACGAGATCCGCGGCGGCCGACGGCACCTGCTGCTCGATCTGTCCGCGGTCCCGTTCATGGACTCCTCCGGCATCAACGCCCTGCTCAAGGCCCACGACGCCGCCGGGCGCGCGGGAGGCGGCGTATGCCTGGTGTCCCCCGCGCGCGTGGTCCAGCGCATTCTCGATCTCACGGGCGTCAGCCTCGCCATCCCGTCGGTGGACGACGTCAGGACCGCTCTGGTCCGCATAGACGAGGGCACGACCCGCCACTAG
- a CDS encoding ATP-binding cassette domain-containing protein, which yields MTRRRNGRTDPARPEDHEPEPEPGSEPGPGFRDDGPVDAVSCAGLVYAFGSMTAVDGLDLDVRDGEVFGLLGPNGAGKTTALRCITTLLPVPAGKVRVFGHDATRERMAVRRLLGYVPQQLSADSGLTGRENVALFARVFDVSRRERAARVAQALDAVGLADVADRLAKTYSGGMVRRLELAQALVSAPRLLILDEPTIGLDPIARTSVWEHINAVRAATGMTVLVTTHYMDEADQYCDRVALMHRGRVRALGTPDELRAGLGERRGITGDGEPPTLEDVFRDVAGSGLDDRSGDFSDVRSTRRTASRVG from the coding sequence ATGACACGGCGGCGAAACGGACGCACGGACCCGGCACGGCCGGAGGACCACGAGCCCGAGCCCGAGCCCGGCTCCGAGCCCGGACCCGGATTCCGGGACGACGGCCCCGTCGACGCCGTGTCCTGTGCCGGACTCGTCTACGCCTTCGGCTCGATGACCGCCGTCGACGGTCTCGACCTCGATGTCCGCGACGGCGAGGTGTTCGGACTGCTCGGCCCCAACGGTGCCGGAAAGACCACGGCACTGAGGTGCATCACCACGCTGCTGCCGGTCCCCGCGGGAAAGGTCCGGGTCTTCGGGCACGACGCCACCCGTGAACGCATGGCCGTGCGACGCCTGTTGGGCTATGTACCGCAGCAGCTGTCCGCCGACTCCGGACTCACCGGACGGGAGAACGTGGCCCTGTTCGCCCGCGTCTTCGACGTGTCCCGGCGCGAACGCGCGGCCCGTGTCGCCCAGGCACTGGACGCCGTCGGCCTCGCCGACGTGGCCGACCGGCTCGCCAAGACGTACTCCGGGGGCATGGTCCGCCGACTGGAACTCGCCCAGGCACTCGTCAGCGCGCCCCGGCTGCTGATCCTGGACGAGCCCACGATCGGCCTCGACCCGATCGCCCGCACCAGCGTGTGGGAGCACATCAACGCCGTACGGGCCGCCACCGGCATGACCGTCCTCGTGACGACCCACTACATGGACGAGGCCGACCAGTACTGCGACCGGGTCGCCCTGATGCACCGCGGACGCGTCCGCGCGCTCGGCACACCGGACGAGCTGAGGGCGGGCCTCGGTGAGCGCCGCGGCATCACCGGCGACGGTGAACCGCCCACCCTGGAGGACGTCTTCCGCGACGTCGCCGGCAGTGGACTCGACGACCGATCAGGAGACTTCAGCGATGTCCGAAGCACCCGCCGTACCGCTTCCCGCGTCGGCTGA
- a CDS encoding helix-turn-helix domain-containing protein → MKADPENFPESLADALAGLQRLIRRRLRAGTAGPSLRGAEVDLLRLVVDRPGIRVSEAAKELYLAGNSVSTLVNRLAGEGYLVRETDPADRRAARLLSTPAAEARLRDWRHRRGVLVRGQVARLDAADRAALEAALPALRKLATHLHEEAEES, encoded by the coding sequence GTGAAGGCGGATCCGGAGAACTTCCCCGAGAGCCTGGCGGACGCCCTGGCCGGCCTCCAGCGGCTGATCAGGCGGCGGCTGCGCGCGGGCACGGCGGGACCGAGCCTGCGCGGTGCCGAGGTCGATCTGCTGCGGCTGGTCGTCGACCGACCGGGCATCCGCGTGTCGGAAGCGGCCAAGGAGCTCTATCTGGCCGGCAATTCGGTCTCGACCCTGGTCAACAGGCTGGCCGGGGAGGGCTATCTGGTCCGCGAGACCGACCCGGCCGACCGGCGCGCCGCCCGACTGCTGTCCACCCCCGCGGCCGAGGCCCGGCTGCGCGACTGGCGGCACCGGCGCGGTGTGCTCGTACGCGGCCAGGTGGCCCGCCTCGACGCGGCCGACCGTGCCGCGCTGGAGGCCGCCCTGCCGGCCCTGCGGAAACTGGCGACGCATCTGCACGAGGAGGCCGAGGAGTCATGA
- a CDS encoding STAS domain-containing protein, with protein MNTPVPGACGPRLPVLRIGDILLVTLHGDLHDEAAERLQQDIGEAIAASSVGGVVIDISGVEIVDSFLGRVFSEVAAHAKLLAAQTVVAGMRPAVAITLVELGLTLPGLRTALDTDEALRLLAPASTPRLHQNPVRQESP; from the coding sequence GTGAACACCCCCGTCCCCGGCGCCTGCGGCCCCCGTCTCCCCGTCCTGAGGATCGGCGACATCCTCCTGGTCACGCTGCACGGCGACCTGCACGACGAGGCGGCCGAGAGGTTGCAGCAGGACATCGGCGAGGCCATCGCGGCCAGTTCCGTCGGCGGTGTGGTCATCGACATCTCCGGGGTGGAGATCGTCGACTCCTTCCTGGGACGCGTGTTCTCCGAGGTGGCCGCGCACGCGAAGCTGCTCGCCGCGCAGACCGTGGTCGCCGGCATGCGCCCCGCCGTCGCCATCACCCTGGTCGAACTGGGCCTGACGCTGCCCGGACTGCGTACGGCGCTCGACACCGACGAGGCCCTGCGCCTGCTCGCCCCGGCCTCCACTCCCCGCCTCCACCAGAACCCCGTACGCCAGGAGAGCCCGTGA
- a CDS encoding anti-sigma regulatory factor translates to MDLAWVRQHVRQTAAGLGFGLVAQTKLVTAASELARNTLVHGGGGQVESTVVGAGTARGLRLTFSDEGPGIPDVERALGDGYTSGGGLGLGLGGARRLVHEFSIDSRPGEGTAVTVVCWTAGAPRPREESR, encoded by the coding sequence ATGGATCTCGCGTGGGTGCGCCAGCACGTGCGCCAGACGGCCGCCGGGCTCGGATTCGGACTCGTGGCTCAGACCAAGCTGGTCACCGCGGCCAGTGAACTCGCGCGCAACACACTGGTGCACGGCGGAGGCGGCCAGGTCGAGTCCACGGTCGTGGGGGCGGGGACCGCGCGGGGACTGCGCCTGACGTTCTCCGACGAGGGTCCCGGCATCCCGGACGTCGAGCGGGCCCTCGGCGACGGCTACACCTCGGGCGGCGGTCTGGGTCTCGGTCTGGGCGGAGCCCGCCGCCTGGTGCACGAGTTCTCCATCGACTCGCGTCCCGGCGAGGGCACGGCGGTGACCGTCGTCTGCTGGACCGCGGGCGCGCCCCGGCCGCGGGAGGAGAGCCGATGA
- a CDS encoding MarR family transcriptional regulator, protein MTSSGPRPHPNEVARVTAEAAELLEILWGRASTAPVSASQLRVMFILEHDEGINLRTLADALGSTPPSTSRLCDRLQAVGYVERAPSDVSRRELRLFLSPRGRTFLAELRERREHAVEAVLEQMPAAGRAALVEGLSAFCAAASAQLQEGDAVDVRSA, encoded by the coding sequence GTGACTTCTTCCGGCCCGCGTCCGCACCCCAACGAGGTGGCGCGCGTGACCGCCGAGGCGGCCGAGCTGCTGGAGATCCTCTGGGGGCGTGCCTCGACGGCGCCCGTGTCGGCCTCCCAGCTGCGGGTCATGTTCATCCTGGAACACGACGAGGGCATCAATCTGAGAACCCTCGCCGACGCGCTCGGCTCCACGCCTCCCTCGACCAGCAGGCTCTGCGACCGGCTCCAGGCCGTCGGGTACGTCGAGCGGGCACCGAGCGACGTCAGCCGCCGGGAGCTCCGGCTGTTCCTCAGCCCCAGGGGCCGGACCTTCCTCGCGGAGCTGCGTGAGCGCCGTGAGCATGCCGTGGAGGCGGTCCTCGAGCAGATGCCGGCCGCCGGGCGGGCGGCGCTCGTGGAGGGGCTGTCGGCGTTCTGCGCGGCCGCGTCCGCGCAGCTCCAGGAGGGCGACGCGGTCGACGTCCGCTCGGCCTGA
- a CDS encoding trypsin-like serine protease, translating to MTPGSGLQVPPKSSATSPPSTVAGAVEPADSGTPPAPSTRSAEPTFAPSPSDGPSLSEEEKYWTADRMENAVPVDSPPVPASAVAKHGLRAGAAAHRPPPAGTPAPEHFLGHPMVGTFFFDGKPLGGPKTYCTGSVVHTAAKDIVLTAGHCGLGLKSATHRIFVPRYRVGRPAAEQPDGVFPVSQLYIDPRYERNSKKAVSDLDLAFAQVGSNSRGKVEDVTGALTFTPTSGYRHKVTVIGYPDDAGVNPDHVPVRCPVSTSQLPGFRQMRMTCTGFYGGVSGGPWIEDYNSTDGTGKVIGNTGGYNGGGNDANDDWVTYAPVYGKDAQDLFADAAAHRKVEDDKPPYRPSGDPWLPGTAATWQNAGLMASGDFRRTGHSDMIVVWSDGEVTLYPGDGHGGYDPERQLLPKNSTWKNAKTVTAGDFTGSDQFDLLVRWADGEVTLYGDVGSKGLNWPGTQMIKPNDLWKNATQIVAGRFAAAQYVTDLVVRWSDGELTLYTNVGAGTFGQEHQLKPKNDTWRNATLLTAGEFSGDQKWDLMVRWVDGELDDYVGTTASGLGGERRILDPNGLWKHDAAMTTGDFTGNGRTDDLVIRWSDGETTMYTDTLPNQLGAEHTLVAPTS from the coding sequence GTGACTCCCGGTTCCGGGCTACAGGTCCCGCCGAAGTCGTCGGCCACCTCGCCGCCGTCGACGGTCGCGGGGGCCGTCGAGCCGGCCGACTCCGGCACGCCCCCGGCGCCCTCGACGCGCTCCGCCGAGCCGACCTTCGCTCCGTCCCCCTCGGACGGGCCGAGTCTGAGCGAGGAGGAGAAGTACTGGACGGCGGACCGCATGGAGAACGCGGTCCCGGTCGACTCCCCGCCGGTCCCCGCTTCGGCCGTGGCGAAGCACGGGCTGCGGGCCGGCGCCGCCGCGCACCGGCCTCCGCCGGCGGGCACTCCCGCCCCTGAGCACTTCCTCGGCCACCCGATGGTGGGCACGTTCTTCTTCGACGGCAAGCCGCTCGGCGGCCCGAAGACATACTGCACGGGCAGCGTCGTGCACACGGCCGCCAAGGACATCGTCCTGACCGCCGGACACTGCGGGCTCGGCCTGAAATCGGCCACCCACCGCATCTTCGTGCCCCGCTACCGCGTCGGCCGGCCCGCCGCCGAGCAGCCGGACGGCGTGTTCCCGGTGTCCCAGCTCTACATTGACCCGCGCTACGAGAGGAACAGCAAGAAGGCGGTCTCCGACCTCGACCTGGCCTTCGCCCAGGTCGGCTCCAACAGCCGGGGCAAGGTTGAGGACGTCACGGGAGCCCTGACCTTCACGCCGACGAGCGGCTATCGCCACAAGGTCACCGTCATCGGCTATCCCGACGACGCTGGGGTCAACCCCGACCACGTGCCGGTCCGCTGCCCCGTCAGCACCTCTCAACTGCCGGGCTTCCGGCAGATGCGCATGACCTGCACCGGGTTCTACGGCGGTGTCTCCGGCGGTCCGTGGATCGAGGACTACAACAGCACCGACGGCACCGGCAAGGTGATCGGCAACACCGGCGGGTACAACGGCGGTGGCAACGACGCCAACGACGACTGGGTGACCTACGCGCCGGTCTACGGCAAGGACGCCCAGGACCTGTTCGCCGACGCCGCAGCGCACCGGAAGGTGGAGGACGACAAGCCGCCGTACCGGCCCTCCGGGGACCCCTGGCTCCCGGGCACGGCCGCCACCTGGCAGAACGCCGGCCTGATGGCCTCGGGCGACTTCCGCCGGACCGGCCACAGCGACATGATCGTGGTCTGGTCCGACGGCGAGGTCACGCTCTACCCCGGCGACGGACACGGCGGCTACGATCCCGAGCGGCAACTGCTGCCCAAGAACTCCACCTGGAAGAACGCCAAGACCGTCACGGCGGGCGACTTCACCGGGTCCGACCAGTTCGACCTGCTGGTCCGCTGGGCCGACGGCGAGGTGACCCTGTACGGCGACGTCGGCTCCAAGGGACTGAACTGGCCCGGCACCCAGATGATCAAACCCAACGACCTCTGGAAGAACGCGACGCAGATCGTCGCGGGCCGCTTCGCCGCCGCGCAGTACGTCACCGATCTCGTCGTGCGCTGGTCCGACGGTGAGCTGACCCTCTACACGAACGTCGGCGCGGGCACCTTCGGGCAGGAGCACCAGCTGAAGCCGAAGAACGACACCTGGCGGAACGCCACGCTCCTGACGGCCGGTGAGTTCTCCGGTGACCAGAAGTGGGACCTCATGGTGCGCTGGGTCGACGGCGAACTCGACGACTACGTCGGTACGACGGCCTCGGGCCTCGGCGGCGAGCGTCGCATCCTGGACCCCAACGGGCTCTGGAAGCACGACGCGGCCATGACGACCGGCGACTTCACCGGCAACGGCCGTACCGACGACCTCGTCATCCGCTGGTCCGACGGCGAGACCACCATGTACACCGACACCCTCCCCAACCAGCTGGGAGCCGAACACACGCTCGTCGCCCCGACCTCCTGA
- a CDS encoding ABC transporter permease, translating into MSEAPAVPLPASAEHVRPGSLDLLVIPPKARTGWRVLPARVAAMCAVELQKLRHDRTELYTRAVQPALWLLIFGETFTRIHAIPTGGIPYLDYLAPGIIAQSAMFIAIFYGIMIIWERDAGILTKLLVTPTPRSALITGKAFAAGVKALIQAVVVVVIAALLGVAMTWNPLRLLGVAVAVVLGSAFFSCLSMTIAGIVLTRDRLMGIGQAITMPLFFGSNALYPVAIMPGWLQAVSLVNPLSYQVDALRGLLLGTPAHLPLDYGVLAVAAALGIWSASSLLGRLAR; encoded by the coding sequence ATGTCCGAAGCACCCGCCGTACCGCTTCCCGCGTCGGCTGAGCACGTCCGCCCCGGGAGCCTCGACCTGCTCGTGATCCCGCCGAAGGCCCGCACGGGCTGGCGCGTGCTGCCCGCCCGGGTGGCCGCGATGTGCGCGGTCGAGCTCCAGAAACTCCGCCACGACCGCACCGAGCTGTACACCCGGGCGGTCCAGCCGGCCCTGTGGCTGCTGATCTTCGGTGAGACGTTCACCCGGATCCACGCGATCCCGACCGGCGGAATCCCCTACCTCGACTATCTGGCGCCCGGCATCATCGCCCAGTCCGCCATGTTCATCGCCATCTTCTACGGCATCATGATCATCTGGGAGCGGGACGCCGGAATTCTCACGAAGCTCCTGGTCACCCCGACGCCCCGCTCCGCGCTCATCACCGGCAAGGCGTTCGCCGCCGGAGTGAAGGCGCTGATCCAGGCCGTGGTGGTCGTCGTGATCGCCGCGCTGCTCGGCGTGGCGATGACGTGGAATCCGCTGCGGCTCCTCGGAGTGGCCGTGGCCGTCGTGCTCGGTTCGGCCTTCTTCTCCTGCCTGTCCATGACGATTGCGGGCATCGTGCTCACCCGGGACCGCCTGATGGGCATCGGGCAGGCCATCACCATGCCGCTCTTCTTCGGCTCCAACGCCCTCTACCCGGTGGCGATCATGCCCGGCTGGCTCCAGGCCGTCAGCCTGGTCAACCCGCTCAGCTACCAAGTCGACGCCCTGCGCGGTCTGTTGCTCGGAACGCCCGCGCATCTGCCCCTCGACTACGGCGTCCTGGCCGTCGCCGCGGCCCTCGGCATCTGGTCCGCGTCCTCGCTCCTGGGGCGACTGGCCAGGTGA